CACCATTGACAATGGTCCGCCGGGTGATCTCCCACAGCACCAGGCCAAAGGCCCAGATGTCCGTCCACTTGTAGGACTCGAAGCAATCGGTGCGGATCTGCTCATCTAGCACCTCGGGGGCCATGTACCGCTTGGTGCCCACTCTCGGGTTGTTGCCGATGTCCAGATAATCGCTACCCTGCGAGTGCATCACAGCCAGGCCTGTGGGTACCAGGGCTGTCATTTCTGCTGCTTGGCTGAGCACACAGACAGGGTAGCCCCAGGCTGGGGtccagggggcggggtggggggtggaggtgaggtGCAGAGGGGCAGGCAAACGGAGACCAgccccaggagggctgggagagCCACTGGCTGTGTTTCACTTTGCTTGTGCCGCACGCTAGGTGCCCGAGAACCCAGAAAGATGTGAGTGAGCAAAGCAGGCGGTATTACGCCCATTTCACAGAGCAGAACCCCGAGCGTGCCCTGTGAGGAATAGCGAGGTAGTCGGTGAAGCCAGGATGCGGACCCGGGTTCCCGGCTCCCGGCCCCTGTCTCCCAACTCCTCGAGCCAGGGTGGTGTGGTGGAAGGAGTTTAAGCTTGAAATGATTGTTAGGCAAGTTGCGAGGCTCTTGCGGAGGTGAAATGAGAAAGCAAACATCTCTAAGGTCTAAAGCACCCATCAGTGTCATCGCTGCCACCAGGCACGAACACAGGCAAAGGCTGAATCGTGTGCAAGGGAGAGCGAACCTCGTCCCCCTGCGAAGGGGCCTCCCCTCCCGTGTCCCGCCCCCCGGAAGGGCCCAccataccccaccccaccccctgcaaagggacccccccccaccccatcggCTCACCCAGGTCCGCGATGCAGCACTGCAGGTTGCTCTTGACCAGCACGTTGCGGCTCTTGAGGTCGCGGTGGGCGATGGCCGGTTTGCCCTGAGTGCCGAAGATCTCCACGTGCAGGTGCGCCAGGCCGCAGGCAGCCGACACGGCCAGCCTTAGGGCCAGCTGGGGCTCCAGTGTGTGCCTCTGCAGGAAGTCGTAGAGCGAGCCGTGCTCGTGGTAGTGCGTGATAAGCCACAGCTGGGTGCTTGAGTTGCGGGAAGTCATGTCCGAGGCAATAAAGCCTGTGGGCAGAGGGTCAGGCGGCTCGGCCAAGGGTCTGGGGATGAAGGAGGCTGGACTGGCCAGGGTCGGGGCTGGGCCCGAAGGCACAGGATGGACTGGGTCAGGGCAAACCTGGGGCTGGGGTAGAAGCTGCTCTGGCTTAGGTCAGAGAGGGAGTCAGAGTCAGAGGTTGGGGCTGAGGGCCGGCCGGGAGTCCTTCAGGGCTTGGTCAGtgtgcaggggctggggactCCAGCCCGGAGTGCAGGGGGATGAAAGCCCCGGGCCTGGCCTAGCGCTGCCCCACCATCCCCGCCGCTTGCCTAGGATGTTGTCGTGTCTGAGCAGCACCGTGTTGTAGATCTCGGTCTCCCGGAACCAGGACTGCTCATCCCTCGAGGAGAATATCTTGACCGCCACACTCTCGCCGTGCCACAGGCCTCGCCACACCTCGCCATAGCGGCCCTTTCCTGATCCAATGGCCGGGAGGCGGGGGTTTGGGGGAAGGGTCACACAAGCCCCTGGGCACAGTAGCCCCCAGAAGAGCCTGCCATCCTGATGCCACACTGACCCATCTCCAGAACCTCTGACACTTACTTTCACCTTAATGCAGACCCAGTCCAACTGGAaggccaccctccccagcccctcgtTCCTTACTGGCTCCTGCAGAGGGATCTAGCCCTGACTCATCTCTAAGCTACTCCCTGCCCAGCAGAATTCCCATTCTGAGCCAGGCCTGGTCCTGCCTGTGACTCCAGAGGCTGAGAGCTCTCTGACCCCTCCAGGCCCTTGGTCCCCAGCCCCGAGGCTCACCCAGCGCTCACCCACACACTCCACCAGGGCGACCTGCCGCGCCACTGTCCTCTGCACCAGAAAGGGGAGTCCCGAGCCACTACCTGTTGTGCAGTCACTGTTCAGGAGGTCCTGGGGGTGCCGAGAAGCCACTGAGAGGCTGTCCCTCACCcagcccccttctccctcctcagcCTGGCCTGCTTCCATGTCTCTGCATGCTCCTCACtcacccaggcccccacccaCTGGAGTGTCTGTGACTGTGCCTTTCTCGGCTGCCTCCGCATCCCCTCTGACTCCGGCTTCTGTCTATCCCTCTGTGCCCTGAGGTCACTGTGTTCATACCCCCAACATGCTGTCCCCCTGCTCGGATGGCTTCGGAATGAGTCTGGATTCGCCCGCCTCACTGTGCCGGCCCAGCTGTTTCTCCTGCTTCCGCCGGACATGCCACAGGCCCAGGGCACCCAGGACCACCAGGACCAGCAAGGCTAGCACTGGGCCCAGGATCAGAGGCAGCTGGCCAACTTCTTGCGGCTGCTCCGGGGTTGGGGTGGCTGCTGTGAGGGGGACATTGAGACCCAGCTTCCATCAGGCCAGATGCCCCCACACCTCGTCACTCTGCCATTAAATCCCGGGGtcccgcctcccccaccctcctggccGGAGCATGAGGAAAGCAGGGTGAGGGGGCAGAGTCtgagaggacagggaggggctgCCATGGCGGCCAGACGCACTCAGCTCCAGGGACACGTTGTGGTTGCAGAGGGGGCTGTAGCAGCAGTAGTGGCTGACAAACTCAGTGGGGCGCCCCCAGCAGAGTTCTTCGTGCAGGTTCCCACAGCCTCGGTGCTCCTGGGGGTGCCTGCCCTCCTCTCGCACCAGCACGACGGTGCACCAGGCCCCCTGGCAGGTGGACCCCTTGCAGTGTGGGTTCTCACATGTGCAGGTCACCAGTGGGCCCCTAGGAGGCTTCACGGGGTCTCCTGGGAGACACAGTGGAAGCTCAGCTACTCTGGGCCCAGCTCCCCAGGCTGAGCTCAGCAGccactgccctctccctgctggcCTTTCAGACAACCCCTTTGAGGCCTTGGTGTCTTCATTCCACCCTCACATCATCCCTCCCTCCAGAGCCTTGCCGCCACCAAGGGGCAGCTGAGACTCTGAGAACCAgacctctgccccttccctgaTCCTAGGACCTCCCCATCCAgtgccaggcccagccctggcccccagccccaatCCCGATAGCTTTTCCAGGCCCTCCCTGCCAACAGCCCActctctgcacccctccctcctcaccccccacagaGGTTCCCACCCCGGAGTCTGGCAGAACACTGGCCTGAAGGTTTGGATCAAGAGAACAGCAAAGGAGGGTTGGGGTAGCTAGTCTGATTGAGCCTGTCTCCTGCCCTCCAGCCAAGCCCCATAGCCCCTTTTCCCCAAGTCCTCAAACCCAGCCCCTGCCAGAGCTCAGCCAGACAGCCCTTTCTCCACTCAGGCCCGTTTCCTACAGTACTCACCCCGGGCCAGGCCCGAGGCCAACAGTAGCATCAGAAGGCTTCTCCTGGGAGGGCCCAAGGTCATGGTCCTGGATAGAGGAGCAGAAGAGGGGGTGCAGTAAGATCTGTGAAATGTGATCCCCTCAGTGTTTTCAGCCACTGACCGTGGGTCCCTCCCACCCAGAGGAAATCACTGGGAGTGTTTTGAgggggggacagggaggcctCCTCCCTACTCCGTGCATCTGGCTTTGGGGCGGTGCCTGCAGGGGAAGTCCTGGTTCACTTCCCCATGGAAACCATCCTGTTAGGGGTAAAGGGTGGGGAGCCATGTTTAAGTGACTGAAAACTTGGGGgactcccagccctgcagccctgctgcTGAGCTGCAACTGGAGGGCCcggagggcctggggctggggtagAAGGGCCATCTCATCAGAAGCACCCCCTTctgtcctctgcctcctgcccagcctcttctaacctccccccgcccaccctgtTCCCAGtgcccccccagccctggctgcctcaAACATAAACAGGCTCCTGTCTTCACTTCCTGCCATTCAGGGTCCCGCCAAGCTGGGAACAGGAATCAAGATTGTTTAGATTGGGGTCTGGATAGAATAGGCAGGAGTCACGCACGGCATGGAGTTCTGGGCACATTCTCAGGGCAGGCTGGGCCAGCACGGGGTCTGGAGGGGCCACTGGGGTTGGAACACGCCCGTGACAGAATCTCAGGGGGGCACCTTTTGAATCGAAAAGCCCAGCTCCGTATTTTAGAGGAGACaggactgaggctcagacagtGGAGGAGACTCGCCTAAGTGCAGACAGGATGCCGAGGCAGTACCGTGAGCATGACCCGAGTGTCCAGACTCCCGGTCCAGTGCTCCTCCCACTGTCCCCCCACCCACGGTGGCAGCCGCATCTGAGCCTCAGGGCTGTGGTGGCCACACAAGGCTTTTGCAGGGCTGGCTCCTGCTAGGTGGCAGGAACCTCTCTGCCACCTCACCAAAGTATAAGGAGCCCTCTCTGCACAATTCCCTGGCCTCCTTTGCTTTCCTTGCTGTCCTgggaaagggtgggggcagggccaaTGACGTGAGAAGGGAAGTGAAACACACTTAGACACAGAATGTTTGACCTGCCATGGCTGGCTAAGGTTGAACTTTTCCAGAGGTTGGATGGAGAGTGTTGAGGGGAGTATTCTGATCTATGACAGTCCCCAACCCTAGTTCCAAACCAACTAGTGCTTCAGAAGCCACCTCTACTCCATTTCTAAAAGGTTTAGAACAAGAAGGTAAGAGCTGGGGCTGTAGCAAGAAGGACTGAGGTCAGACCGTAAGAAGGACTTTCTGAAAGGTGGTGAATATGCAAGCATTTGCCTGGGGACTGGATGCCCAAATAGGGCCAACTAACATGAGAGGAGGGAGTGTCTTCTAGCATCACATGGTGAGGCTGGTAGGGCTGGCCATATGCATGGCCAGGTAGGCTACAGAAGGCCCATAGTCTAAGAATGGGGCCAAATGAAGACCCAAGATGCACAGGCTCTCGGGGCAGGATGgctgggagggtgaggggagcTTCCTATACCTCCCTGGCTGGTGGCAGCCCTGGCCTTCCTGCCTGGGCTTCCTCTGCCCCAGAggcccagagctgggggaggaaatggagccctgggctgctgcAGCTGTGTCCCCAGCCTTTGCCTGACCTCCTGCCTCTTGTCCCTCCTGGCAGGCAGTGAGGACTCCAGCACGCACCCTGCCGTGGGACTAGAGGCTGGAGGGGGAGTCCCGGGCAAGCAGAATTTGCCCACCGGGGTATAGCAGAAAGCCCTCCATGGCAGCAGCCTTTGCTTACCCAGAAAGCAGCTAAGGAAAGGGTATGGGGCGGGAAGGAAAGGATGGGAAACAATGAGGATGAATCTGGCATCCCCAGCACCCCCTACCCACGCTCCACTCCTCTGACCATGCCCCAGTGCGCCCACTCAACTACTCGATGGTGCATCAGAACCACCCGAAGGGCTTGGCTGGAAATGCACACTCTTTGGTCTCACCCCCACTCCAGGTTCCAATTTGGTCAGAACCTGGGACCAGCAagaaacatgcatttttaaaaaattccacagGTAATTCTAATCAGTGGGCTCCTTGATGTCCCGCACAGAGTTAAGGCTGGTCCCCATGCTTTGATTTCACAGGGCCCGCTGGGTGAGTGGGAGTGGGGTGCAGAGGGTGGGACTCGCACTCCCATCCAGGGACCTCCCCCTTTACTGGGAGCGAGGGGACACACAAGGCCGAACACAAAAGTCAGGGGCTCCCAGACACTGTGGGGGAGTGTGGGCTGAGGGCTTTGCTCTTGACattcccctgcagccccccagggCCGGAAATGGCACAAGGGAGAGCCTGGCAGTGTCTGTGGCGCCCGCCTCTGGATTAGTCCTGGGGATGTGGTAGTGGAGAACTGTGGCCGTCCGATCCTAACTGGGCCCATGGTGAGGGGAGTGCAGGAGGGCGCTGAGCCCTGACCAGCCCAAACTCAGAGCCGGCCTGTGCCATTCAACCTGCAACCTGCCTCAAGCACCAGTGGACTCCCAGTGACTGACGGTACCTTTCGTTTTCTAGCAAAACTTCTCAAAGTATCTCCAGTTGACAGAAGCATTGTTGTTGCTGGCCAGGAGTCACAAACGCTAAACTGGTATCCAGCACTGACTTACCGCTGTGACATCCTTAGTCATAAGAGCTGACCTTCTCTGAGCACGGCACGTGCTAAGCACTGAGCTTGAATGGTTCgtctcatgtaatcctcacaacaacccagtggggaaactgaggctcaggggtgTTAAGTTTCTTGCCCACAATCACCACACGGATCTTGATCCACTGAAATTACTGATCATAATTCCTCCCTTGGTCGCTTTATTCTTCCAAGTGTTTGGTGTTGCACAAGCCCCACAGAGGAGGAAAAAGTGTGAGTGGGTCTCGCTGACATTAACAGGCTGCCCACTGTGGTCGTCATCAAGAGGTGCCCAACTGGGGTTGATCTGGAGGGAGACAGAAATCGTCTGTGCGCTGTAGGCTTAGTCACAGGTGGGAGAAGCAGATCAGGCCTGTGCTCGGAAGGTGGCCGCCAGTCTTTCCTCCCATCACACCTGCAGGATTCGTCAAACCTGCTCGCATCAGCAGCGATAGCTCAGCACAGTAGTGCGGGTCAGGGGGCCGGAAGCGCCTCGCCATGCCCACCGGCAGGTCTGACCCACACAGCAGAGAGCCAGGCTGCGCCGCTTCTACCGGGCTGCCCCTTGCCAGACACAAAGCACTTCATCTGCATCACTCCATCAGCCTTTGACAGCAGTGTGACGTAGCGCACCTGTGTTTAGGGTCTCAGACAGAACCAGAGGCAGCACAGAGGTCAGGATGTGGGCTCTGGCTCTTgtagacttgggttcaaatcctgcccctGCCACTTAGAGCTAtgagatttggaaaaaaattactgaaacttTCTGAGGTTTAGGCTTCCCTGTggtaaataatagtaatagtgcTCATTTCGTAGGTATAATGTAGTGTTTAGCATAGTACTAAGTGGTACCtggtaggcacttaataaatgttagcaaaaACCCAACCATCATCTACACCATCCACAGAGCTTTAGACAAGCGATTCAAGTCTGAACCTGCTTCTTCTGCAGGATGAATATAAAAACCCCTCTTCTGCTAAGTTGTGGCAAGgattacatgagaaaaatatatgtctatatagTGAGTACTCAATAAAAGGTAGCCACCTTTAACCACCCAATGAGATGGAAGGACAGGTGTTAGGACAAAAGGGGGCAGTGAGGGATTAGAGAGGACAGACCTGACTCAGCCGGAAGCTGCCCATAAATAGAGGGGGTGAAAGCTGCTGTCCACTGTGGCTCTGGCCTTGGAGGAAAAAAGAGGGGGTGGGTGCAGCAGCGCTGGCCTCCAGGGTGGACTGGAAACCTGGGGTTCCCCCCTGCAGAGAGACTGGGGACCCTCTGGCCTGAGTCCTGAGGGAAGGCCAGGGCGGGATGACCGTGCAGGTCGGGGGTGCAGCTGGCAAGCTGGGGTTACAGTGTCAGATTCCTTAAGCAAGAGCTGCAAGGGCTGGTCTGGGAAAGCTGGACTTCAAGGGGAGGCTCAAAACGATTGAGGTGGACTCTCACTCCCAGGTCATGGGGTCCCTTCTCCCAGAGCGCGGCAGGGGCGAATGCTGGCCGTTTCACAGGGGTAAGAAGAGGAGGACAGAGAAGCGCAGTGGCCCAGGAGCCGTATTTTGATGCCGAGCGCGGGTACAGTCCAGCGCCCTCCCAGTCTCAGGTGGGGAAATGGGCAGACGTGCGGGAGGGCGAGGGATAGCTGGTGCCCCCGATGAGCTGTGGCCCTGTGGCCGACCCTGCCGCGACCCCTCTCCGAGGGGGCTCTCGGGGGGGTCTGCCCTAAGGAAGGGCCCGCTCGGGGTGGAGTCAGGccgccccccacccggccccgccCGCGGGCCTCTTCTCACCTCTGAGCCTGCCCGGCGCGGCGGcggggcaccggcgtgcggcgGCGGCCGAGGTCGCACCTCGAACGCTGGATGGCAGGCCCGGGGCCGGGCGCggccggggccgggctggggccggcgaggggctggggccggggaggggctcgCTCGGCGCGGCCGGCGCGGCGGCCTCCCGGGACTGGGAAAGGGGCTGGAGCAAAAATGTTTCTTATTCCAGCGTCTTCCTGCTTGGCCCCGGCTCCACCACTCCCTCCTAATAAACCGTTTCCTATTGCCCAGCTCACCGACGGGCCGCCCGCTCGCCCCTCGCTGGGGCTGCCAGGACCCGCACCCTCCCCCGCGCGGCTCCCAGACCCCGGGGACAGCCGGCCCCTCCGCCGCCCCCAGCTCCGGGACCGCGGCCGTGCCCCCGCCCCGAGCCTCCCACATCCGCCGCTCCGAGGGGGCGGGCCTTGGGCCGGGGCGGCCGGGGTCGCTGGGGGTCTGGTCCAGAGCCTCAGGGGCCCGAGCTCGACGGGAGGCAGGCCCCGTGTGTTGCCCGCGGAGgggcaggggtaggggtggggtgg
The sequence above is a segment of the Phyllostomus discolor isolate MPI-MPIP mPhyDis1 chromosome 2, mPhyDis1.pri.v3, whole genome shotgun sequence genome. Coding sequences within it:
- the ACVRL1 gene encoding serine/threonine-protein kinase receptor R3 isoform X2, giving the protein MTLGPPRRSLLMLLLASGLARGDPVKPPRGPLVTCTCENPHCKGSTCQGAWCTVVLVREEGRHPQEHRGCGNLHEELCWGRPTEFVSHYCCYSPLCNHNVSLELTATPTPEQPQEVGQLPLILGPVLALLVLVVLGALGLWHVRRKQEKQLGRHSEAGESRLIPKPSEQGDSMLGDLLNSDCTTGSGSGLPFLVQRTVARQVALVECVGKGRYGEVWRGLWHGESVAVKIFSSRDEQSWFRETEIYNTVLLRHDNILGFIASDMTSRNSSTQLWLITHYHEHGSLYDFLQRHTLEPQLALRLAVSAACGLAHLHVEIFGTQGKPAIAHRDLKSRNVLVKSNLQCCIADLGLAVMHSQGSDYLDIGNNPRVGTKRYMAPEVLDEQIRTDCFESYKWTDIWAFGLVLWEITRRTIVNGIVEDYRPPFYDMVPNDPSFEDMKKVVCVDQQTPTIPNRLAADPVLSGLAQMIRECWYPNPCARLTALRVKKTLQKLSSSVETPKVMH
- the ACVRL1 gene encoding serine/threonine-protein kinase receptor R3 isoform X1 → MENGIHRTMTLGPPRRSLLMLLLASGLARGDPVKPPRGPLVTCTCENPHCKGSTCQGAWCTVVLVREEGRHPQEHRGCGNLHEELCWGRPTEFVSHYCCYSPLCNHNVSLELTATPTPEQPQEVGQLPLILGPVLALLVLVVLGALGLWHVRRKQEKQLGRHSEAGESRLIPKPSEQGDSMLGDLLNSDCTTGSGSGLPFLVQRTVARQVALVECVGKGRYGEVWRGLWHGESVAVKIFSSRDEQSWFRETEIYNTVLLRHDNILGFIASDMTSRNSSTQLWLITHYHEHGSLYDFLQRHTLEPQLALRLAVSAACGLAHLHVEIFGTQGKPAIAHRDLKSRNVLVKSNLQCCIADLGLAVMHSQGSDYLDIGNNPRVGTKRYMAPEVLDEQIRTDCFESYKWTDIWAFGLVLWEITRRTIVNGIVEDYRPPFYDMVPNDPSFEDMKKVVCVDQQTPTIPNRLAADPVLSGLAQMIRECWYPNPCARLTALRVKKTLQKLSSSVETPKVMH